The stretch of DNA GAACTCCCGGGCGTGGGGCGCATAATCCCGTCGGTACGCGACGGCGTGACGGGGTGACGGCCGGTCCGTCGACGGCACGCGTCCCGGCCGACACACGCTGCCGGGACCGACGTTTCCTTCAGTGCCGCGACGGAGGAGTCGACGATGGCAGACGCACTGGCCGCGCCGCCGGTCGTGTACGCGCTCGCGCTGGTGCCGGCGCTGTTGTGGGGGTTCTCGCCGGTGCTCTCCAAGCGCGGGATGGCCGCGGGCGGCACCTCCCTGCAGGCGTCGCTGGTCGTCGTGGTCGTCGACAGCGGGCTCTACCTGCTGGCACTCGCGGTGCTCAGGGGCGGGAGCGCGTTCGCGGGGCTGTCGGTCGAGACGGTCGGCGTGTTCGTCGTCGCCGGCGTGTTCGGCACCGCGCTCGGCCGGCTCGCGACGTTTGCGGGCGTCGACCGCGTGGGCGCGAGCGTCAACAGCGCCGGCGTCTCCGCGCGGCCGCTGTTCGCGACGCTGCTCGCGGTCGGCTTCCTCGGCGAGCCGGCGGCGCTGACGACCGCCGTCGGCGTCGTCGTGCTCGTGGTCGGGCTCGCGGTGCTCGCACTCGGGAAGGGCGGCGATATCGGCGGCTGGGAGTCGTACGAACTCCTCTTTCCGGTCGGGGCGGCGGTCTGTTTCGCGATCGGGAACGTGCTCCGGCGCTACGGGCTGACCAGTTCGGGCGTGACGTCGCTGGAGGCGGTCGCGATCAACGAAGTTGCCGCGCTCGCCGTGCTCGCGGGCTATGCGGTCGCCCGTGGGCGGCTGGGCGAGTTCCGCGACGCGCCCCGGGAGACGTGGGCGTACTTCGCGGGCAGCGGGACGATCACCGCGGTCGCGCTGCTGTCGCTGTTCGCGGCGCTCGGGCACCCGCAGGGGACCGTCGCGATCGTCGACCCGCTGGCGGCGACGGCGCCGCTTTTCACCACTGCGTTCGCGTACTTCCTGCTCGGCGACCTCGAACGGGTGACCCGAGGCGTCGTCGTCGGCGCGGCGCTGATCGTCCTCGGGGTGGCGCTGGTCACCGCGGGGCCGGCGCTGGTCGGCTGACGGGAGAGATGACCCGCCCGACGACCACGAATTAATGTCGGCCCGGCTCGTAGCCGGCGCATGGCCAAGTACTCGACCGGAAGCGGTGGCGGCGGCGACGACGGCGAC from Halolamina sediminis encodes:
- a CDS encoding DMT family transporter, translating into MADALAAPPVVYALALVPALLWGFSPVLSKRGMAAGGTSLQASLVVVVVDSGLYLLALAVLRGGSAFAGLSVETVGVFVVAGVFGTALGRLATFAGVDRVGASVNSAGVSARPLFATLLAVGFLGEPAALTTAVGVVVLVVGLAVLALGKGGDIGGWESYELLFPVGAAVCFAIGNVLRRYGLTSSGVTSLEAVAINEVAALAVLAGYAVARGRLGEFRDAPRETWAYFAGSGTITAVALLSLFAALGHPQGTVAIVDPLAATAPLFTTAFAYFLLGDLERVTRGVVVGAALIVLGVALVTAGPALVG